One Streptomyces sp. NBC_00554 DNA segment encodes these proteins:
- a CDS encoding IS5 family transposase (programmed frameshift): MRRHELTDESWAVIGPLLAPPRMGRPVRDRRQVVNGILWKLSTGAAWRDLPERYGPWKTVYERFRRWSADGTWDRLLAHVQQHSDAVGAVDWTIVCLDSTTVRAHQHAAGARKGGRGRAKAIGRSRGGLTTKIHLACDGRGRPLAFTLTGGNVNDCTQFEAVMARIRVPGCGPGRPRTRPERVAADKGYSSTKIRTYLRRRGIKAAIPERIDQINGRIRRGESRCRLDKAAYRRRNLVERCFNKLKHNKALATRYDKRARHYQALVTIACLRLWLP; encoded by the exons GTGCGTCGTCATGAGTTGACTGATGAGTCGTGGGCGGTGATCGGGCCGTTGCTCGCTCCGCCGCGGATGGGCCGTCCGGTGCGGGACCGCCGTCAGGTGGTCAACGGCATCCTGTGGAAGCTGTCGACCGGGGCGGCCTGGCGGGACCTGCCCGAACGGTACGGGCCGTGGAAAACGGTCTACGAACGCTTCCGCCGCTGGTCCGCCGACGGCACATGGGACCGGCTGCTGGCTCACGTCCAGCAGCATTCCGACGCCGTCGGCGCGGTCGACTGGACGATCGTGTGCCTGGACTCCACGACCGTGCGGGCCCACCAGCACGCCGCCGGGGCCCGAAAAGGGGGCCGTGGCCGGGCGA AGGCGATCGGCCGTTCCCGCGGCGGACTGACCACGAAGATCCACCTAGCCTGCGACGGCCGGGGCCGGCCGCTGGCCTTCACCCTCACCGGCGGGAACGTCAACGACTGCACCCAGTTCGAAGCAGTGATGGCCCGGATCCGGGTGCCGGGATGCGGGCCGGGGCGACCCCGGACCCGGCCCGAGCGGGTCGCCGCCGACAAGGGCTACTCGTCCACGAAGATCCGCACCTACCTGCGCCGACGCGGGATCAAGGCAGCGATCCCGGAACGCATCGACCAGATCAACGGCCGCATCCGCCGCGGCGAGAGCCGCTGCCGCCTCGACAAAGCGGCCTACCGGCGCCGCAACCTCGTCGAACGCTGCTTCAACAAGCTCAAGCACAACAAAGCCCTCGCCACCCGCTACGACAAACGCGCCCGCCACTACCAAGCCCTGGTCACCATCGCCTGCCTACGACTCTGGCTCCCCTGA
- a CDS encoding winged helix-turn-helix transcriptional regulator, whose product MLGAIGLDETHESAYRALVSVGAADVPDLARRLTLGEYDTERALRRLERHGLAAQSSARPGRWVAAPPGVALGALLTQQRHELEKAELAAALLAEEYRGQAAEPAVHDLVEVVIGSAAVSQRFLQLQLGAAEEVCALVTDNPLAVSGMDNDAEEQAVDRGVRYRVVIERAVLDMPNGITELSAALGRDEQVRVVDKVPTKLVIADRTLAMVPLSSRTAEPAALVVHESGLLELLSGLFESVWRDALPLRLSGGSIAEQEADGPDGTDLEILSLLLAGLTDASVAKQLDLGLRTVQRRVKRLMELTGVTTRLQLGWHAYAKAWVARD is encoded by the coding sequence ATGCTGGGAGCGATAGGTCTGGACGAGACGCACGAGTCGGCGTACCGGGCGCTGGTGTCCGTGGGCGCCGCGGACGTGCCCGATCTCGCGCGGCGGCTCACGCTCGGCGAGTACGACACGGAGCGCGCCCTGCGCCGCCTTGAACGGCACGGACTCGCGGCCCAGTCCTCGGCGCGCCCGGGGCGCTGGGTCGCCGCACCGCCCGGTGTGGCCCTCGGCGCGCTGCTCACCCAGCAGCGGCACGAGCTGGAGAAGGCGGAGCTGGCGGCCGCGCTGCTCGCCGAGGAGTACCGCGGGCAGGCCGCCGAGCCCGCCGTCCACGACCTGGTCGAGGTGGTGATCGGCTCGGCGGCGGTCTCGCAGCGGTTCCTGCAGCTCCAGCTCGGCGCGGCCGAGGAGGTGTGCGCGCTGGTCACCGACAACCCGCTCGCCGTCTCCGGGATGGACAACGACGCGGAGGAGCAGGCCGTGGACCGGGGCGTCCGCTACCGGGTGGTCATCGAGCGGGCGGTCCTCGACATGCCCAACGGGATCACCGAGCTGTCCGCCGCGCTCGGCCGGGACGAGCAGGTGCGGGTCGTGGACAAGGTGCCGACCAAGCTGGTGATCGCCGACCGGACACTCGCGATGGTGCCGCTCAGCTCTCGCACCGCGGAACCCGCCGCGCTGGTCGTCCACGAGAGCGGACTGCTCGAGCTGCTCTCCGGGCTGTTCGAGTCGGTGTGGCGGGACGCGCTGCCACTGCGGCTCAGCGGCGGGAGCATCGCGGAGCAGGAGGCGGACGGCCCGGACGGCACCGATCTGGAGATCCTTTCGCTGCTCCTTGCCGGGCTGACCGACGCGAGCGTCGCCAAGCAGCTCGATCTGGGGCTGCGGACCGTGCAGCGCCGGGTGAAGCGGCTGATGGAACTGACGGGCGTGACGACCCGGCTCCAGCTGGGCTGGCACGCGTACGCAAAGGCCTGGGTGGCCCGGGACTGA
- a CDS encoding pyruvate dehydrogenase: MAKQNVAEQFVDILARAGVKRMYGVVGDSLNPVVDAIRRNSAIDWIHVRHEETAAFAAGAEAQVTGRLAACAGSCGPGNLHLINGLYDAHRSMAPVLALASHIPSSEIGLGYFQETHPERLFNECSHYNEMISNPKQMPRLLQTAIQHAVGQSGVSVVSLPGDIASEPAPDKALETALVTSRPSVRPGDAEIDKLVAMIDEADKVTLFCGSGTAGAHAEVMEFAEKIKSPVGHALRGKEWIQYDNPYDVGMSGLLGYGAAYEATHECDLLILLGTDFPYNAFLPDDVKIAQVDVRPERLGRRSKLELAVWGDVKETLRCLTPRVRTKENRRFLDRMLKKHADALEGVIKAYTRKVEKHVPIHPEYVASLVDELADEDAVFTVDTGMCNVWAARYISPNGRRRVIGSFSHGSMANALPMAIGAQFTDRERQVVSMSGDGGFSMLMGDFLTLVQYDLPVKVVLFNNSSLGMVELEMLVAGLPSYGTTNKNPDFAAVARACGAYGVRVEKPRQLAGALKDAFKHKGPALVDIVTDPNALSIPPKISAEMVTGFALSASKIVLDGGVGRMVQMARSNLRNVPRP; encoded by the coding sequence ATGGCCAAGCAGAACGTCGCCGAACAGTTTGTCGACATCCTCGCCCGTGCGGGGGTGAAGCGGATGTACGGAGTCGTCGGCGACAGCCTCAACCCGGTCGTGGACGCGATCCGGCGCAACTCCGCCATCGACTGGATCCACGTCCGGCACGAGGAGACCGCCGCGTTCGCCGCGGGCGCGGAGGCCCAGGTCACCGGCAGGCTCGCCGCCTGTGCCGGTTCCTGCGGCCCAGGGAACCTGCACCTGATCAACGGCCTGTACGACGCCCACCGCTCCATGGCCCCGGTGCTCGCCCTCGCCTCCCACATCCCCTCCAGCGAGATCGGCCTCGGCTACTTCCAGGAGACCCACCCCGAACGGCTGTTCAACGAGTGCAGCCACTACAACGAGATGATCTCCAACCCGAAGCAGATGCCGAGGCTGCTCCAGACCGCCATCCAGCACGCGGTGGGCCAGTCCGGCGTCAGCGTCGTCTCACTCCCCGGCGACATCGCCTCCGAGCCCGCCCCCGACAAGGCCCTGGAGACCGCCCTCGTCACCTCCCGGCCCAGCGTCCGGCCCGGTGACGCCGAGATCGACAAGCTCGTCGCGATGATCGACGAGGCCGACAAGGTCACCCTCTTCTGCGGCAGCGGCACGGCTGGCGCGCACGCCGAGGTCATGGAGTTCGCGGAGAAGATCAAGTCCCCGGTCGGGCACGCGCTGCGGGGCAAGGAATGGATCCAGTACGACAACCCGTACGACGTCGGCATGAGCGGCCTCCTCGGCTATGGCGCCGCCTATGAGGCAACTCATGAGTGCGATCTCCTCATCCTGCTCGGCACCGACTTCCCGTACAACGCCTTCCTTCCCGACGACGTCAAGATCGCCCAGGTCGACGTCCGCCCCGAGCGCCTGGGCCGCCGCTCCAAGCTCGAACTGGCCGTGTGGGGCGATGTGAAGGAGACCCTGCGCTGTCTCACCCCGCGGGTGCGGACCAAGGAGAACCGGCGTTTCCTCGACAGGATGCTGAAGAAGCACGCGGACGCGCTCGAAGGAGTCATCAAGGCGTACACGAGGAAGGTGGAGAAGCACGTTCCGATCCACCCCGAGTACGTCGCCTCTCTCGTCGACGAACTCGCCGACGAGGACGCGGTGTTCACCGTCGACACCGGGATGTGCAATGTGTGGGCGGCCCGCTACATCTCGCCCAACGGCCGGCGCCGCGTGATCGGTTCGTTCTCGCACGGCTCGATGGCGAACGCGCTGCCCATGGCCATCGGCGCCCAGTTCACCGACCGGGAGCGGCAGGTCGTCTCGATGTCGGGCGACGGCGGATTCTCCATGCTGATGGGCGACTTCCTCACCCTCGTCCAGTACGACCTGCCCGTGAAGGTCGTCCTCTTCAACAACTCCTCCCTGGGCATGGTCGAGTTGGAGATGCTGGTGGCGGGGCTTCCCTCGTACGGCACCACGAACAAGAACCCCGACTTCGCGGCTGTGGCTCGTGCCTGCGGTGCCTACGGCGTTCGTGTCGAGAAGCCCCGGCAGCTTGCCGGTGCGCTCAAGGACGCCTTCAAGCACAAGGGTCCCGCCCTTGTCGACATCGTCACCGATCCCAACGCCCTGTCCATTCCGCCGAAGATCAGCGCGGAGATGGTTACCGGGTTCGCGCTGTCGGCCTCGAAGATCGTGCTGGACGGGGGAGTGGGGCGGATGGTTCAGATGGCCCGCTCCAACCTACGGAACGTGCCGCGTCCTTAG
- the rsgA gene encoding ribosome small subunit-dependent GTPase A has protein sequence MTSFSLPLHPLTSYGWDDAWADEFAPYDAEGLLAGRVIRVDRGQCDVVTADGVMRADTAFVTPNDPMRVVCTGDWVAVEPAGNPRYVRSYLPRRTAFVRSTSSKRSEGQILAANVDYVVVAVSLAVELELGRVERFLALAWESGAQPVVVLTKADLVPDPATLGYLVEDVEKTAPGVPVLAVSASSGEGLDVLEAVLSGGTTVLLGQSGAGKSTLANALLGEDVMEVQAARDVDGKGRHTTTTRNLLALPGGGVLIDTPGLRGVGLWDAETGVGQVFAEIEELAKQCRFQDCAHVAEPGCAVLAALDSGTLPERRLDSYRKLLRENQRIVAKTDARLRAEIRKDWKRKGAEGRAAMEAKRGRW, from the coding sequence TTGACTTCCTTTTCTCTCCCTCTCCACCCTCTGACGTCCTACGGCTGGGACGACGCATGGGCGGACGAGTTCGCCCCGTACGACGCCGAGGGGCTGCTGGCCGGGCGGGTGATCCGGGTCGACCGCGGGCAGTGCGACGTGGTCACCGCCGACGGGGTCATGCGCGCGGACACCGCGTTTGTGACGCCGAACGATCCGATGCGGGTCGTGTGCACCGGTGACTGGGTCGCCGTCGAACCCGCGGGCAACCCCCGCTACGTACGCAGCTATCTCCCCCGCCGTACGGCCTTCGTACGCTCCACCTCCTCCAAGCGCTCCGAGGGCCAGATCCTCGCGGCCAACGTCGACTACGTGGTCGTCGCCGTGTCGCTCGCCGTGGAACTCGAACTCGGCCGCGTCGAACGCTTCCTGGCGCTCGCCTGGGAGTCCGGCGCGCAGCCGGTCGTCGTCCTCACCAAGGCCGACCTCGTGCCGGACCCGGCGACGCTCGGGTACCTCGTGGAGGACGTGGAGAAGACTGCGCCGGGGGTGCCGGTGCTGGCGGTGAGCGCCAGCTCCGGGGAGGGCCTCGATGTACTGGAGGCCGTCCTCTCCGGCGGTACGACCGTGCTCCTCGGACAGTCCGGCGCGGGCAAGTCGACCCTCGCCAACGCCCTGCTCGGCGAGGACGTCATGGAGGTGCAGGCCGCGCGTGACGTGGACGGCAAGGGCCGCCACACCACGACGACCCGCAACCTCCTCGCCCTCCCCGGAGGCGGTGTCCTCATCGACACGCCAGGCCTGCGCGGCGTAGGCCTCTGGGACGCCGAAACCGGCGTCGGCCAGGTCTTCGCCGAGATCGAGGAACTCGCCAAGCAGTGCCGCTTCCAGGACTGCGCCCATGTGGCCGAACCCGGCTGCGCCGTCCTGGCCGCGCTCGACTCCGGCACCCTCCCCGAACGCCGCCTCGACAGCTACCGCAAACTCCTCCGCGAGAACCAGCGCATCGTCGCGAAGACGGACGCCCGCCTGCGCGCCGAAATCCGCAAGGACTGGAAGCGGAAGGGGGCGGAGGGCAGGGCGGCGATGGAGGCGAAGAGGGGGCGCTGGTAG
- a CDS encoding PPOX class F420-dependent oxidoreductase codes for MTEFSEAERAYLKSQRLGRLATVDAHGQPQANPVGFFPQDDGTILIGGYAMGSTKKWRNLQKNPKVALVVDDIVSLHPWKVRGVDIRGDAELLTGPHELGPHFSEELIRVHPRRIHSWGLEG; via the coding sequence ATGACCGAATTCAGCGAGGCCGAGCGTGCGTATCTCAAATCGCAGCGGCTGGGGCGGCTGGCCACCGTCGATGCCCACGGGCAGCCGCAGGCGAATCCCGTCGGCTTCTTCCCGCAGGACGACGGGACGATTCTGATCGGCGGCTACGCGATGGGGTCCACCAAGAAGTGGCGGAACCTTCAGAAGAACCCGAAGGTCGCGCTCGTCGTCGACGACATCGTCAGCCTCCACCCCTGGAAGGTGAGAGGCGTCGACATCCGGGGCGATGCCGAACTCCTCACCGGGCCACATGAGTTGGGACCCCATTTCAGTGAGGAGCTGATCCGTGTGCATCCTCGGCGGATTCATAGTTGGGGGCTGGAGGGGTGA
- a CDS encoding ATP-binding protein translates to MAIGASSGETVEEAADSAMEPGGAQLRRRLGRADLRAVPEVRKALRELLRHWGRPGRSEIAELLTSELVTNALIHTDHDAVLTATVGPRGLRVEVRDFVGRRPMLRVPNADDGTHGRGLVLVQSLADAWGVRTHGVGKAVWFELDGGAV, encoded by the coding sequence ATGGCCATCGGGGCCTCCTCCGGGGAAACGGTGGAGGAAGCGGCCGACAGCGCGATGGAGCCGGGCGGTGCGCAGCTGAGGCGCAGGCTGGGCAGGGCGGATCTGCGGGCGGTGCCCGAGGTCCGGAAGGCGCTGAGGGAACTCTTACGGCACTGGGGGAGGCCGGGTAGGTCGGAGATAGCCGAGCTGCTGACCAGCGAGCTGGTCACCAACGCACTCATCCACACCGATCACGACGCGGTCCTGACGGCCACCGTCGGGCCCCGTGGACTCCGCGTGGAGGTAAGGGACTTCGTGGGACGCAGGCCCATGCTGCGGGTACCGAACGCCGACGACGGTACGCATGGCAGAGGGCTCGTTCTCGTCCAGTCCCTCGCGGACGCGTGGGGTGTGCGGACGCACGGCGTGGGCAAGGCGGTGTGGTTCGAACTGGACGGCGGCGCGGTGTAA
- a CDS encoding SGNH/GDSL hydrolase family protein, which produces MTRAIKVRHVLAVLVTTLVLAPPSARADAAPALGPFALAPSPTWTGTWEGAASGTTPALPGASIRNVVHTSVGGSAARVRISNRLGTRPLQLGAVTLALQEPGAQRSPKAVAGSMRTATFGGARTVTIPAGKDLVTDPVYLPIPADANLLVSVHTPADSGPATYHRSAIQANFVAPKGNRTAEESGTAYTTAIGNWYYVTGVDVLGTSAAGSVVALGDSITDGTGSSFSANHRWPDRLADRLKALPSNRRLGVLNAGISGNRLLLEGRGPSALARFDADVLSRTGVRVVIVMEGINDLKGTPEQTRTAAFEDAYRRVVSRAHARGIRVIGATLTPYGGHGAYSPAREAVRQKVNAVIRTRGLFDAVVDFDAVVRDPARPSRILPAYDPGDHLHFNDAGMKAMADSVDLAKLTPWTP; this is translated from the coding sequence ATGACCCGCGCGATCAAGGTCCGGCACGTCCTCGCGGTCCTGGTGACAACCCTGGTTCTCGCCCCACCGTCCGCGAGAGCCGACGCGGCACCCGCACTCGGCCCCTTCGCCCTCGCCCCGAGCCCCACCTGGACCGGAACCTGGGAAGGCGCGGCCTCCGGCACCACCCCCGCACTGCCCGGCGCCTCGATCCGCAACGTCGTGCACACCAGCGTCGGGGGCAGCGCCGCCCGCGTCCGGATCTCCAACCGGCTCGGTACGCGGCCCCTCCAACTCGGCGCCGTCACCCTCGCGTTGCAGGAGCCGGGCGCGCAGAGAAGCCCGAAGGCCGTCGCGGGTTCGATGCGCACCGCCACGTTCGGGGGCGCCAGGACGGTGACGATCCCGGCGGGCAAGGACCTGGTGACCGACCCCGTGTACCTCCCGATCCCCGCCGACGCCAACCTCCTGGTCTCGGTGCACACCCCCGCCGACTCCGGCCCGGCGACCTACCACCGCTCCGCCATCCAGGCCAACTTCGTTGCTCCCAAGGGCAATCGGACCGCCGAGGAGAGCGGCACCGCGTACACCACCGCCATCGGCAACTGGTACTACGTGACCGGTGTCGACGTACTCGGCACCTCCGCCGCGGGCAGCGTGGTCGCGCTCGGCGACTCCATCACCGACGGCACCGGTTCGTCCTTCAGCGCCAACCACCGCTGGCCCGACCGGCTCGCCGACCGTCTTAAGGCCCTTCCGTCGAACCGCCGGCTCGGCGTCCTCAACGCGGGTATCTCCGGAAACCGCCTCCTCCTGGAGGGTCGCGGGCCCAGCGCACTGGCCCGCTTCGACGCCGACGTCCTGTCCCGCACCGGCGTGCGCGTGGTGATCGTGATGGAAGGCATCAACGACCTCAAGGGCACCCCGGAGCAGACGAGAACCGCCGCCTTCGAGGACGCGTACCGCCGCGTCGTGAGCCGCGCACACGCCCGAGGGATCCGCGTCATCGGGGCGACGCTCACCCCGTACGGCGGCCACGGCGCCTACTCCCCGGCCCGTGAGGCCGTACGACAGAAGGTCAACGCCGTGATCCGCACGCGCGGTCTCTTCGACGCGGTCGTGGACTTCGACGCCGTCGTCCGCGACCCGGCCCGCCCGAGCCGCATCCTCCCGGCCTACGACCCCGGTGACCACCTCCACTTCAACGACGCCGGCATGAAGGCGATGGCCGACAGTGTCGACCTGGCGAAGCTGACACCCTGGACTCCTTGA
- a CDS encoding protein phosphatase 2C domain-containing protein — protein sequence MSQQGEKPTGHEDDWWGQLYDDSTEDTGPAAVADSLDDRFASAVGTVGVEPAPALPRPERKPEADVPPHPERRPGLDAPPYPERPPAAPDRPPAVPEQRPARWERGDTPRQSPDSGLGQSPSPGLGQSPDPGLGQSPAPWEAPPTPLPTGPPADPSVPAIFPPGPTPPGFRPQQPPSRTSTESPAAAAPASHAPASQAPAPQDAPPPPALQSRTPTLSVPYQPPTVDYVGSGPPTYDAEPTALPPADPDELDDLVADTVLDGARYGTSTLRAVSVRGDSARYRGEPRRDSLLTARFGTGEQALVLVAMATGARATPGAHLAAAEACQWIGRAVGRSHVRLAEDIRAARRGDLKSGLHRLTDRSLGKLRASAAEQGIEPEEYTASLRCLLLPADPECRTRVFFGVGAGGLFRLRDGEWQDIEPRVADAAGEAVVGFGSLPHETPEGDRLTMDLGITTPPSPYEAIAEPPRAPFRFRASVARPTDTLLLCTGGLAEPLRGEPELAEHLTARWSEGEPPGLAAFLADTQVRVKGYADDRTAAAVWEA from the coding sequence ATGAGCCAGCAGGGGGAGAAGCCCACCGGTCATGAGGACGACTGGTGGGGGCAGTTGTACGACGACTCCACCGAGGACACGGGCCCCGCGGCCGTGGCCGATTCCCTCGACGACCGGTTCGCGTCGGCCGTGGGGACGGTGGGCGTTGAGCCCGCGCCCGCCCTTCCGCGACCGGAGCGGAAGCCGGAAGCCGACGTCCCTCCTCATCCGGAGCGGAGGCCCGGGCTCGACGCCCCGCCTTATCCGGAGCGGCCTCCGGCTGCGCCGGACCGGCCCCCGGCCGTACCGGAGCAGCGTCCCGCCCGCTGGGAGCGCGGCGACACCCCCAGGCAGAGTCCCGACTCTGGTCTCGGGCAGAGTCCCAGCCCCGGTCTCGGGCAGAGTCCCGACCCAGGTCTTGGGCAGAGCCCCGCCCCCTGGGAGGCCCCACCCACCCCTCTGCCCACAGGCCCGCCCGCCGACCCGTCCGTTCCCGCCATCTTCCCGCCGGGGCCGACCCCGCCGGGTTTCCGCCCGCAGCAGCCCCCGAGTCGTACGTCCACGGAGTCACCCGCCGCGGCCGCTCCTGCCTCGCACGCGCCCGCCTCGCAGGCTCCCGCGCCCCAGGACGCCCCGCCACCGCCCGCCCTCCAGAGCCGCACACCCACGCTCTCCGTCCCGTACCAGCCCCCCACCGTCGACTACGTCGGCTCGGGCCCGCCCACCTACGACGCCGAACCCACTGCCCTCCCGCCGGCCGACCCGGACGAGCTCGACGACCTGGTCGCCGACACGGTGCTGGACGGCGCGCGCTACGGGACCAGCACGCTGCGGGCCGTCTCTGTGCGCGGGGACTCCGCGCGCTACCGGGGCGAACCACGCCGGGATTCGCTGCTCACCGCCCGGTTCGGGACGGGCGAGCAGGCGCTCGTGCTCGTCGCGATGGCGACCGGGGCCCGGGCCACGCCCGGCGCGCACCTGGCCGCGGCCGAGGCCTGCCAGTGGATCGGGCGGGCCGTGGGGCGCAGCCATGTGCGGCTGGCCGAGGACATCCGGGCCGCCCGGCGCGGGGACCTGAAGTCGGGGCTGCACCGGCTCACCGACCGCAGCCTCGGCAAACTGCGGGCTAGCGCGGCCGAGCAGGGCATCGAACCCGAGGAGTACACCGCCAGCCTGCGGTGCCTGCTGCTGCCCGCCGATCCCGAGTGCCGTACGCGCGTGTTCTTCGGCGTCGGAGCCGGGGGCCTGTTCCGGCTGCGGGACGGCGAGTGGCAGGACATCGAGCCGCGGGTCGCCGACGCCGCCGGGGAGGCCGTGGTCGGCTTCGGGTCGCTGCCGCACGAGACCCCGGAGGGCGACCGGCTCACCATGGACCTGGGGATCACCACACCCCCGAGCCCGTACGAGGCGATCGCCGAACCGCCCCGCGCCCCGTTCCGTTTCCGCGCCTCCGTCGCCCGCCCGACGGACACCCTCCTGCTGTGCACCGGCGGCCTCGCGGAGCCGCTGCGCGGCGAACCGGAGCTTGCGGAGCATCTGACGGCGCGGTGGTCGGAGGGGGAACCGCCCGGTCTCGCCGCGTTCCTCGCGGACACCCAGGTGCGGGTCAAGGGATACGCCGACGATCGGACAGCGGCGGCCGTTTGGGAGGCGTAA
- a CDS encoding DUF456 domain-containing protein, giving the protein MGAWELLLVGVVILLGLAGVLVAGVPGSWLVWAAVLWWALEDTRALAWAVLVGATGVLLLSQAVRWMLPPRRLRESGATPRMAVYAGAGALLGFFLVPVAGAIPGFLCGIYLSERLRLGGHARAVASLRTAMRAGGWSVLTELFACLLIMGAWLGAVIWG; this is encoded by the coding sequence ATGGGAGCGTGGGAACTCCTGCTGGTCGGCGTGGTGATACTGCTCGGCCTGGCCGGAGTACTGGTGGCCGGCGTACCGGGGTCGTGGCTCGTATGGGCCGCGGTCCTGTGGTGGGCACTGGAGGACACCCGGGCGCTCGCCTGGGCCGTGCTCGTGGGCGCGACCGGGGTCCTGCTGCTGTCCCAGGCGGTCCGGTGGATGTTGCCGCCCAGACGCCTGCGGGAGAGCGGAGCAACCCCTCGAATGGCGGTATACGCCGGGGCCGGGGCCCTGCTCGGCTTCTTTCTGGTGCCGGTGGCCGGCGCGATACCCGGTTTCCTCTGCGGGATCTACCTCTCCGAGCGGCTGCGCCTCGGCGGGCACGCGCGGGCCGTGGCGTCGTTGCGGACGGCGATGCGCGCGGGCGGGTGGAGTGTGCTGACGGAGCTGTTCGCGTGCCTGCTGATCATGGGGGCGTGGCTGGGGGCGGTGATCTGGGGTTGA
- a CDS encoding DUF2637 domain-containing protein yields the protein MRLTDISLNWLLPGAVLLLGLLAAVAVLARGKRSGEKAAGTEDSWERSEERRRRKEALYGTASYMLLFICAAVAAALSFKGLVGFGEENLGLSGGWEYLVPFGLDGAAMFCSVLAVREASHGDAALGSRILVWTFAGAAAWFNWMHAPRGLTHEGAPQFFAGMSLSAAVLFDRALKQTRRAALREQGLVPRPLPQIRIVRWLRAPRETYSAWSLMLLENVRTLDEAVDEVREDKRQKEQTRLRRRNEERVERAHLKALSRGHKALPPGPGGGGGGGRELESATVERTSAQASAEPAISAPEQLPVRSRPSLQPVRKSAEPFTVDLTAEDDTMALPRLDSLERKLKDLEQQFG from the coding sequence ATGAGACTGACCGACATATCGCTGAACTGGCTGCTTCCGGGCGCCGTTTTGCTCCTGGGCCTGCTGGCGGCGGTGGCGGTGCTCGCGCGCGGCAAGCGGTCCGGGGAGAAAGCGGCGGGCACGGAAGACTCGTGGGAGCGCAGCGAGGAGCGCCGCAGGCGCAAGGAAGCCCTCTACGGCACCGCCTCCTACATGCTGCTCTTCATCTGCGCCGCGGTCGCGGCCGCGCTCTCCTTCAAGGGACTGGTCGGCTTCGGCGAGGAGAACCTCGGCCTCTCCGGCGGCTGGGAGTACCTGGTCCCGTTCGGCCTGGACGGCGCGGCCATGTTCTGCTCCGTGCTCGCGGTGCGCGAGGCCAGCCACGGTGACGCGGCGCTCGGCTCCCGGATACTGGTGTGGACGTTCGCCGGTGCCGCCGCCTGGTTCAACTGGATGCACGCGCCCCGGGGCCTCACCCACGAGGGCGCCCCGCAGTTCTTCGCCGGCATGTCCCTGTCGGCCGCTGTGCTGTTCGACCGCGCGCTGAAGCAGACCCGCCGTGCCGCGCTCCGCGAGCAGGGCCTGGTCCCGCGTCCGCTGCCGCAGATCCGGATCGTCCGCTGGCTGCGCGCGCCCCGTGAGACGTACAGCGCCTGGTCGTTGATGCTGCTCGAGAACGTCCGCACCCTCGACGAGGCCGTGGACGAAGTGCGCGAGGACAAGCGCCAGAAGGAGCAGACGCGACTGCGCCGCCGCAACGAGGAGCGCGTCGAGCGTGCGCACCTCAAGGCGCTCAGCCGTGGCCACAAGGCTCTGCCCCCCGGCCCCGGTGGTGGCGGCGGTGGCGGACGGGAGCTCGAGTCGGCGACCGTGGAGCGAACCTCCGCCCAGGCCTCCGCGGAGCCTGCGATATCGGCCCCGGAGCAGCTGCCCGTCCGCTCGCGGCCCTCCCTTCAGCCCGTCCGCAAGAGCGCCGAGCCGTTCACCGTCGACCTCACGGCGGAGGACGACACGATGGCCCTGCCGCGACTCGACTCCCTGGAGCGCAAGCTCAAGGATCTCGAGCAGCAGTTCGGCTAG
- a CDS encoding transposase, translating to MSGVLRAEPVWIEVFTGLRADRFARLLRAVRERGGEHPRMGRPWRLPLAERVLLVAVYYRTNLTMRQLAVLFGVCPATVCRTIQQVGPLLALEPAPRSDGAVERLWIVDGTLIPVRDRTVAASSRNYRFSANVQVVIDADTRLVVATATPVAGNIADAHAFRDTGLAEVCAGTTVLADGAYWGTGLVIPHRRRGKRPLLPIQEADNTEHRKVRARVEHTFARMKNYKILRDCRQRGDGLHHAVQAVARMHNLALAT from the coding sequence ATGAGTGGGGTGTTGAGGGCCGAGCCGGTGTGGATCGAGGTGTTCACCGGGCTCCGGGCGGATCGGTTCGCCCGGCTGCTGCGGGCGGTGCGGGAGCGAGGTGGCGAGCATCCGCGGATGGGGCGGCCGTGGCGGCTGCCGCTGGCCGAGCGGGTGCTGCTGGTGGCGGTGTATTACCGGACCAACCTGACCATGCGGCAGCTGGCGGTGTTGTTCGGCGTCTGTCCGGCGACCGTGTGCCGGACCATCCAGCAGGTGGGCCCGCTCCTCGCGCTGGAGCCGGCGCCGCGCTCCGATGGTGCGGTGGAACGGCTGTGGATCGTGGACGGCACGCTCATCCCGGTGCGGGACCGAACTGTTGCCGCCTCCAGCCGCAACTACCGCTTCTCCGCGAACGTGCAGGTTGTCATCGATGCCGACACCCGCCTCGTAGTCGCCACCGCAACCCCGGTGGCGGGCAACATCGCCGACGCCCATGCCTTTCGGGACACCGGCCTGGCCGAGGTCTGCGCCGGAACCACGGTGCTCGCCGACGGCGCCTACTGGGGCACCGGTCTCGTCATCCCGCATCGCCGCCGCGGCAAACGGCCGCTACTGCCCATCCAGGAAGCCGACAACACCGAGCACCGCAAGGTCCGCGCCCGCGTCGAGCACACCTTCGCCCGAATGAAGAACTACAAGATCCTCCGCGACTGCCGACAGCGCGGCGACGGCCTCCACCACGCCGTCCAGGCCGTCGCCCGCATGCACAACCTCGCCCTCGCTACATGA